The nucleotide window TTGTGACAACTCTCAATCACCGCTGCCCACTGAAGACTCTTTAATTGATTTATTTTCATTCGTATTCTTTGCATCAGAGACACTCGGACTGGCCTTACTGTCACCGTCGGAAACAGGAGAGCTTTTCGTCGCTGCTGGTTCTTTTTTATCTCTAAAGTCAGTCACATACCAACCAGCGCCCTTCAGCTGAAAGCCCGCAGCGGTTACCATTTTTTCCAGCGATGGCGCACCACATTTAGGACAATCGACCAAAAGGTCCTCAGAGATTTTTTGAAGTGCCTCATGCTTATTACCACATGAGGAACACAGATATTCATAGATGGGCATTAGCGAGCCTTATTTAATAGGAATTAGTATATCGCACAAACTGAGATTTCATCTAAAATTGGGCCCTAGAATAACGCCAATAGTTAATTACGACCTCTAAATAGATCAGACTTCCACATACGGGCATCTCGTATAATGTAGCCATGCTTGAAAACCGATCATTCGCAGCAGGACAAAAGGTCATCAGTCAGAGAACTGGAGGAGTTATAGCTCCAGAAAATTCACTAGCTGGCATTAAACATGCGAGAAATCTTGGGTTTCAAAATATTCATTTTGATGTTCGCTTAACGGCGGATGGTATACCCATTCTCCTGACTAATGAGTCATTTGACCCATCAACCGGTGTATCTGGACTGGCGAGTGAAGTATTTTTTGATCAAATTAATGGATTAGATATTGGCAGTGATTACGGCAACGAATACATTGGGGAGAAGTTACCCACGCTTTATCAAGCACTTTCAACCTGTACTGAATTGGAAATACGGCCGGTAATCGAATTAAAACCAAGCTCTGCCCAAGAACGAGTCATTGCAGAAATTAGCGTCGATATCCTAAAAACAGTCAATCATGAAAAAAAACTCTTCCCTTTGTTCGCATCTGAGAACACCGTGACGTTAACCACGTTAATGGACATTGCTCCAGACATATTCAGAGGCCTCATCTGGAATAACGAATTACCTCAAGAGGCAAGCAGGTATGACAAACTAATGTGCCATTGCGTTTTTATCCCGCAGCAACTAATTACTCCGCAACTTGTCGACACACTGCACCGAAAAAAACATTCAGTGATTGCAACTAACGTTAACGATAGTATTGAAGCAATTACTGTTATTGAGCATAAAGTCGACGCGCTGGTGACAGCACAAATAGATGCTATCGGGCCGTACTTCTTTTAAAAAAATACAACTGCTCTCAAGCAGCTTTGCGCTTTTCTCCTCCAGCACGGTATTCGTCAAGCAAGACTTGCCATGATTGCTTCACCTGAATGACACTAGCTTCTTTAATATGTCCAAAGCCACGTATCTCCTCCGGCAAGAATAGGAGCTTCTTAGCCACCTCAATATTTGTTTGATCCACGGTGTCGGCAATCTCTTCAACCAATAAACGATAATCCTCAATGAGTTGACGCTCCATCTTTCTCTCAGCAGTCCATCCAAAAACGTCAAAAACCGTACCACGCAAAAACTTTAAACCGGATAGAACTTTGAACACTCCAAAAACCCATGGACCAAACTCTTTTTTCTTAAGATGCCCGGTTTCAGAATCTTTTTTAGCGAAAAGGGGCGGAGCGAGATGATATCTAATCTTATAGTTTCCCTCGAAGAGCAGTCCTACCTTTTTTTGAAATACGCCGTTAGAGTAAAGTCTGCCCACTTCATATTCGTCTTTATACGCCATCAGCTTAAAGTAGTAACGCGCCACGATCTCCGTGAGCCCATCAAGCCTCGTCCCAGATTCTTCTCTGAGCCGCACCCTATCAACTAAACTCCGATACTGTTTCGCATAATCTACATTTTGATAGTCAGTTAGAAAATTAAATCTCTTCTGCACGATCTCATCAAGAGTTTGCGATTGTTGCTCCTCCGTCTGACTGTGTACAACTTTGGGCTTCAATAACCGCTCTACTGTTGCCATATCGACACTGGCTCGTCGCCCCCACAGAAACGCCGTCTTATTCATGTCGACCGATGCTCCATTCATCTCTATTGCTCGATTGATGGCTTCGTGACCCAAAGGTAATAAACCTTTTTGATAGGCGTATCCGAGCATAAACATATTCGTCGCAATCGAATTACCCATTAAGGAGGTAGCGATACGAGTTGCCTCTACGAACTCAACATTATCTCCACTTAATCGATTGCGAATTGTCTCTCTCAGGTCATTTCTCGGGAATTGATAATTTTTGTCGCGGGTAAAAGCACCAGTCATCTGCTCATGCACATTAACAATGGCAAATGTCTTACCGCTTTGACCCACCTCCATCGTCTTTACACTCGCCGTCGTCACAAAATCACAACCCAGAATCAACGAAGCACCAGCAAAGCCAAGGCGAGCTGCTTTCAAATCTTCCTGACGTTTTGCAATCTGCAGATGACTCCAAACGGCGCCTCCTTTTTGAGCAAGACCCGCCATATCCATGCCGGCAAAGGACTTACTCTCTAGATGAGCCGCCATACCAACAATTGCGCCTATGGTTACAACACCCGTCCCACCGATACCATTCACAAGGATCCCGTACGGCTGATCCAAAGATGGTAAAACTGGATCCAACAAAACTTGAAATAGATCTGCCTTTTCAGTGTTAGATATCACGCCTTGACCCTTTTTCAAAGCTCCGCCGTGAACTGTGACAAAGCTTGGACAAAATCCCTTAACGCAAGAAAAATCCTTATTGCAAGAGGACTGGTCAATTGATCGCTTTCGGCCGAACTCAGTTTCAAGCGGGGTAACCGACACACAGTTCGACTGAACACCGCAATCGCCACAACCCTCACAGACCAAATCATTGATCAGTGCTCTTTTAGCCGGATCAGGAAACGTTCCTCTTTTGCGCCGGCGCCTCTTCTCCGAGGCGCAGGTCTGGTCATAAACGATTACTGAAACCCCTGGAACTTCGCGAATCTGTTTTTGAACTCGGTCATAGTCATCCCGATGATGAACTGTAACTCCCTCAGCGAATCCTGGGTTGGAACCATATTTATCAGGTTCATCCGTAACCACTACAACTTTAGTCACACCTTCAGCCGCGACTTGGCGCGTTACTTGCGGCACTGTTAATTGACCATCGACAGGCTGCCCCCCAGTCATGGCAACAGCATCATTAAACAAGATTTTATAGGTCATGTTAGCTCCCGAGGCGACCGCCGCCCTCAGTGCTAAGAACCCGGAATGAAAATATGTGCCGTCACCAATATTTTGGAAAACATGGGGCGTATCCACAAAGTGAGACTCGCCGATCCAACTCGCCCCCTCTCCCCCCATTTGTGTGTATCCAGTCGTATTACGGTCCATCGATTGCGCCATAAAGTGACAACCTATCCCAGACAGGGCGACAGAACCTTCTGGTACCTTTGTTCCCGTACTATGGGGACAACCAGAACAAAAATAAGGGGTGCGTTCCATGGCTGGAACTTCAATAGACTCAAGAGCCATCGACCTTCTTCGGTTGAGTCGATCTTCAAGATCGCGATCATTCGTGAACTCTAATATGCGCTCTGCAATCGCAATCGCGATTTCATTAGGTTCGAGTGCGGCATTGGAGCGAAGCAATTCGCTACCCTGTTCATCTTTTTTACCAATAACAATAGGACGTTGCTCGAGTGAATATAAGATCTCTTTCACTTGAGGCTCTAAAAGGCCCCGCTTTTCTTCAACAACCAAAATCTTCTTAAGGCCGT belongs to Pseudomonadota bacterium and includes:
- a CDS encoding zinc ribbon domain-containing protein, with protein sequence MPIYEYLCSSCGNKHEALQKISEDLLVDCPKCGAPSLEKMVTAAGFQLKGAGWYVTDFRDKKEPAATKSSPVSDGDSKASPSVSDAKNTNENKSIKESSVGSGD
- a CDS encoding glycerophosphodiester phosphodiesterase family protein codes for the protein MLENRSFAAGQKVISQRTGGVIAPENSLAGIKHARNLGFQNIHFDVRLTADGIPILLTNESFDPSTGVSGLASEVFFDQINGLDIGSDYGNEYIGEKLPTLYQALSTCTELEIRPVIELKPSSAQERVIAEISVDILKTVNHEKKLFPLFASENTVTLTTLMDIAPDIFRGLIWNNELPQEASRYDKLMCHCVFIPQQLITPQLVDTLHRKKHSVIATNVNDSIEAITVIEHKVDALVTAQIDAIGPYFF
- a CDS encoding indolepyruvate ferredoxin oxidoreductase family protein; the encoded protein is MKLRDVALEDKYIVEEGRIFLNGTQALVRLPLMQRARDKKIGLNTAGYISGYRGSPLGQFDQQLWIAKKHLKNHNIVFQSGVNEDLAATALWGTQQAGLHGEAKYDGVFGIWYGKGPGVDRSGDIFVHANLAGTHPNGGVLALMGDDHTGESSTTLHQSEFALINAMIPILNPAGIQELLDYGLYGWALSRYSGTWVGLKCMKDTIDASATVDVGEDRVQVVQPADFEMPEGGLSLRFPDLPMEQERRLHKYKIEAVKAFVRANGIDRVEFKGENDVLGIITCGKSYLDVRQALHYLGIDDQRAKQLGLSVYKVGMTWPLEPIGITQFANGLKKILVVEEKRGLLEPQVKEILYSLEQRPIVIGKKDEQGSELLRSNAALEPNEIAIAIAERILEFTNDRDLEDRLNRRRSMALESIEVPAMERTPYFCSGCPHSTGTKVPEGSVALSGIGCHFMAQSMDRNTTGYTQMGGEGASWIGESHFVDTPHVFQNIGDGTYFHSGFLALRAAVASGANMTYKILFNDAVAMTGGQPVDGQLTVPQVTRQVAAEGVTKVVVVTDEPDKYGSNPGFAEGVTVHHRDDYDRVQKQIREVPGVSVIVYDQTCASEKRRRRKRGTFPDPAKRALINDLVCEGCGDCGVQSNCVSVTPLETEFGRKRSIDQSSCNKDFSCVKGFCPSFVTVHGGALKKGQGVISNTEKADLFQVLLDPVLPSLDQPYGILVNGIGGTGVVTIGAIVGMAAHLESKSFAGMDMAGLAQKGGAVWSHLQIAKRQEDLKAARLGFAGASLILGCDFVTTASVKTMEVGQSGKTFAIVNVHEQMTGAFTRDKNYQFPRNDLRETIRNRLSGDNVEFVEATRIATSLMGNSIATNMFMLGYAYQKGLLPLGHEAINRAIEMNGASVDMNKTAFLWGRRASVDMATVERLLKPKVVHSQTEEQQSQTLDEIVQKRFNFLTDYQNVDYAKQYRSLVDRVRLREESGTRLDGLTEIVARYYFKLMAYKDEYEVGRLYSNGVFQKKVGLLFEGNYKIRYHLAPPLFAKKDSETGHLKKKEFGPWVFGVFKVLSGLKFLRGTVFDVFGWTAERKMERQLIEDYRLLVEEIADTVDQTNIEVAKKLLFLPEEIRGFGHIKEASVIQVKQSWQVLLDEYRAGGEKRKAA